The following is a genomic window from Nicotiana tabacum cultivar K326 chromosome 3, ASM71507v2, whole genome shotgun sequence.
acactatttttaaaacggaaagtgaatcaattaacataatagactcctaatataactcaacaaactcaattataacacacaaattttgtattttcagttataaaaaagattctcaaccgaaaagtacccccaaaacatagcaatcttcagagaaattatataatacatctgaatacataaattatattaattaaaaaaacatatgaatacattcatggcatatagcgagacagtgaatacaatgaaatacatagaatacagcgggatacaataagaaaaaaagacagtgaatacaatgaaatacatggaatacaacgaaacacattgaattacaatggaaaaaaaaagacaatgaatacaataaaatacatgaaaatatagCGTGATAtattgaaaatacattgaaatatattaacagaaaatcaagttgctcaacCCCAAaatccgtcgtctttgttcaagaacaaaccctaatttccggtAAATCCGCCGTCGAGCAAAAACCCTGAATCTCATTGTTCCCACGCATCTTGTACATTGCTTCTGACACATCTGGCAGTACCATCGTAGCTTTTGTTAGCCCTTAGCTTTGATTCGATTCGCAATAAGCCCTTACCAAATATCTGCCAACCTTTTCTAGTTGTTGGTCTGTTTGTTTCAATTGGGTTTTGTGTGTATGTGATGTACAAatcatacatacatatacatagtATCTatcctttttctctctcttcagtTATAATAATATGAAAACTCCTCACACGCCGCCTCACTTCACTTTCACTTCCTCTGTGTTTTTCACAATTCAAGAAAATCTccctttttgtttgatttttaaccTTGTAAAATCAAGAAAAGCTTTTTCCTTGTGAATTTATAATTCATGGAGAATGATTAGCGTTGAGAGAGAGGGtggagaaaaatctgaaagaatgagagagaaaaataatacaaagtgTATTTTATAGCTTAAGGGTAGGAGGTgatcataaatagatatttggctataataATCAAAAGGTAACtattgaatataattttttaaaagggtatttatttaaattaaataaggTATCCGTGCCATGggcacgccctgccatgtcctgcgacgtcctgacacgtcctgacacatcctgccatgtcctgacCCGTGCATGgtcacgccctgccatgtcctgcgatgTCCTGActcgtgccatggccatatcctgcgcCGTCCTGACTCGTCCTGACACGTAGGTAAAAATTCCTTATATTTATATCTTGGCTATTTAGCAATATTCCGCAACGAACTAATAAACAGTTGAGTTCCATAACTAACACTACGACTCATAATGTTACCTCAAAAGTAGTCATATAGTTCAAATGGCCAAATCACGGATAACAAAACACAAAAAAGTTGAAACTAGAAAACCCTGGTTAATTTAAAATCACTATACTCTTTACCATTGCTGGGATTCACAACACAACCTGTGCACTAGCTAGATGGCAGCAGAAACTACGTTTCTTGTTTCACATGAATTCCAAGTCCTAATATATACAGAAGATCAAAAGAAacaatataaacaaataaaagaatgaCTCTTCTTATTTTTCCCCCCTACAAATGTATGTCGTGTGTGATATACTCAGCAGGGCAGCATGAGAGAATCCTTCCTGCCAAATTCTGTCGAGGCAAATCTCAAGCTAGTTGAAATGCTTAAACTCAGCCAAACTTGATCATGTTGGCTGATTTATATTTCTGTATTCTACACTTTCAAATAGTGGTTGTAGTAAGAGGAGAAATGTGGcctagggttcgcaaatgcgaacccctcaaATGTAAAGAAACAATCCCAAAAGCGAAGAACCTCACATCCCTgctgtcatcgcaaatgcgatgaatagttcacaattgcgaacaatgggacacttcgcaaatgcaaccataaagatcgcaaatgcgaaccagctCACCCAGGTCATCCCATGCAAATTAATGCGAACTCTGTGTTCGCAAATACGGACCTAGAACACTATAGctaatatcgcaattgcgatccatatctcgcaaatgcgagtcctaAGGCTTCTGTGCAAGAATCAACAGTACCTAAACTCTATCAAACACTCCGCAATGCATcagaaactcatccgagccctcgtggctccaaaccaaacatcaacacaagtctaaaaacataacacaaactctCTTgcacgatcaaatcatcaaaataatatccgAACCCATGAAtaggacctccaaaacacatgaaatcaacatgaaactcaagaatttctaaaaaataacCGTGCGTCCgattcttttcaaatcaactcggaatgacgccaaattttgcggacaagttccaaatgacaaaacggacCTATTTCAAGTCCCGAAACAGAAATCCAAACACGATAGCTATGACGTCATCCTAAGGTCAAACTTATAAAAATTCTAAGactttaaattttcaactttcggcaaaacaacataaatcaacctacggaccttcgAATTCTCATAACCACACGAACAACTCATGTGTCAATAGTACAACCCACACACAATACAAGTAAATGATCAATAAACATCAAGGTTCATCTTCTTAGACTGGTATGACTGACTAActatggtgtatgcttgtgcaagtattcTATCACAACTCGAATCAACGAGTAAGATTAGAGACAATGAATGGTACataggaaacaacacaacaaaacatAAAATGCATAACTCACACAAAGTAGTCACACCACTACACAGATATTATCAACAACAATGTCCCCAGGTTATCACAAGTCATGACAAATCATCCCCGTCATAGCCCCCTTGTCTCTCCacatgcgcaataataaagtaaatgcctgccTTGTTTCGTCGTACGCACATAATAATATTCCcgtcttgtctcgccacatgcgcaaacccatatatatatatatagctcgcttcacgccgcatgtgcaaatatcaataataacaatagcacgaacaactcacgtgcgaacacTCCGACAATTCTCTCAACAATATTACGTGTGCCAAAAAGACATAACAATACAATATAACAACTcacaccatatgtgcccatatgccacaaaattttctcaaaatgattccaataccacaaccacacatagccctcggctcaGCAACActgagtataacaacaacaacaacaacaacaacaacaacaacaacaataacacgagagtacgacaagtaaatcaacacaagaattataaaacacaaagaaacggaagaaTGAGCTCACAATGAAACGcataacaagtaataatggtttcaaacaagaataaatcaacaataatagagATAGTGTAtaacaatgatatcaaataagagtaactcaacaataagagagacaacatgtaacaatgatttcaaataagaataactcaacaataagaaagataacatgtaacaacgaCCTCAAATAAGGATAAGCCAATAGTAGAAGAGGTACCATATAACAATGACTTCGATAAGGATAAGTCAACCATGGAAgagataacaataacttcaattaaggataactaattacggaagagataacatgGTAATAAAAGAGGAAATAACTTCAACAAAGGCATATAAAAGTATATTTGGCAACAAGGGTAAAACATGAataaatcaatttcaaataagaTATGTAAGGATAAATTGAGAAATGGAGGATATAATATGATGAGACGACTTCATTTTAACGTACATGAGAACCTAAGAGTCTAGGTCGgtcaaatttccacatataagctgTGTACGCGCTCGTTACCTCGTGTATACGTCTTTCACGTAGTTCAAATAGAGCAAACAAACCAATCCATACGGGATATTTTCCCCCACACaacgttaggcaagatacttacctcaaaagccctcaatcaatgctcaaaaatagcttttcctttacaattcacctccgctcggcacaaatctaaccaaaatcgacttaataacatcaaataatgcaagagaaatcaattccaataaataaggctatgatctttacacaatttctcaaaagtcaataaaagtcaacccgggcccgcctgttcaaaacctgggtctaAGGGTAGATTCCggctacccataaccccacgagtctgTACATatgttttgtttcaaaatccgagtctaaatcgactctcaaaattcaaactcttatttttcaaaaaacttgacaaattttcactttgattctcacAGTTTTGACATTAAAACTCACATATAATCATGTAAACTAATTAAGAATTgaacaaaatcacttacccaattattgtagatgaaaatcccttttTAAAATCGCCTCCTACTGATTAAAGGATTCCAAAATATGGAAATGAGACTAAAAATTTCGTCCCTCTTTTTGTCCAGTcgcaggtgtcgcaaatgcgaaccccacAAATGTGTAGAAACAATCACAAAAGCGAAGAACCTCACGTCTCTGCTATTATCGCAAATACGATGAatagttcacaattgcgaacatgggacacttcgcaaatgcgaccttagagatcgcaaatgcgaaccaactCACCCAGGCTACcctatcacaaatgcgaactttGTGTTCGTAAATGCGAACCTAGCAGACAACGTTTAATATCGCAATTGCAATCCATATCTCGCAAATACGAGACCTAAGGCTTCTGTGCAAAAACCAATAGTACTTAAACTCTATCAAACACTCTGCtacgcgtccgaaactcacccgagccttcggggctccaaaccaaacattaaCACAAATCTAAAACCATAACGCGAACTcactcgcatgatcaaatcatcaaaataacatctgaaaccacgaatcggacctccaaaacacatgaaatcaacatgaaactcaagaacttctaaaaacacaattGCGCGTCTGATTCCTAGCAAATCAACTCctgaatgacgccaaactttacagaaagtttcaaatgacaaacggacctattccaagtctcgAGATAGAAATCCAAATACAATAGCTctgaagtcaacctacggtcaaatttataaaaattctaagcctttaaattttcaactttcggcaaaacaacacaaatcaacctacggacctccgaatttgattctgggcatacacctaagtccaaaattacgatCCGAACCTATCGTagtcatcaaaacaccattctgaggtcgttttcgtaaaagtcaaaccccggtcaacattttcaacttaagcttctaaattgagaatactcatccaaattcattttgaatcatctgaaaatcaaATCCGACCATGCTCGCAAGTCATAATGCACAAATGTGAAGTCATTCAAGACCCTGAACCACTAAACGGATCACTAAagttcaaaacgactggtcgggtcgttacaagaagtaaaaaatgttagtttaataaataatatataaagtaatttCAAGACCACAAGTTGCTTGTGTgtcattaaagaatttaatcccctcactgttACCCAAGGTTTTGGATTAATTCCTCCCTGGATAGAACGGAATAACTATTTTGTGATAGCGGCACTACAAATCACACAACTTCAGCGAACTCAACAAACGGAGCAAATCACAATTGGcacttatgttattttggaaaaacaatgCAACAAATATAGAAAAGATGggagaaattttcagattttccaTGTTTGAAAAATGAGGCTaagcctctaaatttatagatagtgaaagggtgagatgaagaggtgcaattcaaaaggtgcctcttccatttcccattcacgaAACCTAACACATATTTCATGCTAGAAGTTGCAGTTTGACACACTAAGTATTTCCCTATTTTGGTCTAAACAGGCAGGAGCGAAGGGAGAGTAGAAGCTAAGGGTAGGAGTGTACATAAGTcaggttggttcgaatttttcaattaccaaactaaaccaattgtcgggttattaaatctaaaaaccaaaccaaacctaagaAGTCGGTTTTTTTAATCTCgtttttttcgggtttttttttttggattttagggtttttttcgagtttttttcatatccaaatatttctttaatcctagtaagacaaAACTATGTGATGtgttttcaataaaataacatgcataaatatgagatgagtcatggtattatttaaaatattcaacaataagataataaaatcacataaaatataCATTATTAATATGCCATAACAAAAACaagcataatttaaaattactaagttgctaaaataagtacgactaataagtactattatttacatgactaaatacaaaaagaaaaataagatgcattttatctaaaccatgaaaaaactaaaaaataaatatccaacactattttcattcatagtacaattgaattgaatgtcttttattagcattaatATTGAGCTATGAAGTGTGTATTGTGCAACCAAGCCAATGAAACTATACAACACTTGTTTTTTGAATGCACATATGCAAAAGCATTGTGGAGCGCGCTGTTAACATGGCAAGGAATTAGAAGACCTGTAGCTGGTTGGGATGAGGTATTACGATGGGTTGAAAAGAAGACTAAAAGAAATACAGTTGCTGCAGAGTTGTATAAAATGGCAGTAGCAGCAACAGTATACCATGTATGGAAAGAAAGGAATACTAGAATTTTTCAAGCAAAGGTGACAGGTTGGGAAGCAATGAATAAGAAGATCATTCAAGAGATACATTGTCGAAGTACCAAACATACAGCGGGGATACTACATAGACTAGATTGGTACCCAGTGTAATAGTTAGATATAAGTGTATATAACAGGATATGGGGAGGGGGTGAAGTATAGGAAAGAAGGTTATCTTGTAAGGATTTTTTTGACTTACTTGTAAATATTTTCCCTGGTAATACAaagtttaattaccaaaaaaaataaaaataaaaatattgatttgattttggtttaggatttatttgagttactaacatttatggactatgaaacttattggagcatccaaaaattataagtccaagcttgaaataatacattaaaagataaaactatgaaaaaacttaagaaatatttataaactacactacaataaatatctttatgtattaaatatatttaaaacttatatacttataatgtcgggttggtttgatttcggtttgctttttttagttaaaaccaaaccaaaccaattatggtcgggtttttttcccaataccaaatcaaaccaaaccaaactatagtcggattttttttctcggtttgactcggattttcgggttggtgcggtttatcggtttcatttgtacacccctagCTAAGGGTTTggccgaacccagtaactttgGTTCAAAAACCATGTACttgtcttaaaaaattcattgaaATATATAAAAGTTATTAGTTTAGAAACCAATAATTTAGGTTTTGAATCTCAAACTCATAAGCTTCAAATCATGGCTCTGCCTCTGTTCATGGTATACCTGAAGAGTTGCATGCTCTACTTTGGAGCTTACTTCGAAAGATATCTTTCAAAACTCTGTTCATCTACATTTTGCTAGAATAAGTAGAAAACTCGGTATAGTCAAAATTTTCAGTAGAAAACTCGGATTATATAGATAGGCAAATAATAATGTGTTTACAAGTATGCACCAGAGAAATTGATTGTATGGCATTTGGCACAGTGCATCTTAATCTGGAGAAGAATTTGAAGAATAGCGTAaagctgaactcagtagcatgaATGTCATTAATTGCTAAAGGTACATGTTATATGAACAAGACAGTATTCTTGAGGAGCTATAAGCTTTTATGCACTTCATCTTGGTCACATCACAAGCTTCATCATGAAACATGTGAAGGCTTTCGTCGAAAATGACTTAGTAAACGTATCCCTTCACGAACATTCCCTTCTTGGCCTCCTCAGATTCACCTTCGCCAGTGTATTTGCCAAGCTGGGCAAGAGAGTTGGCCTTGGCTCTAATAAGCAAAGCTTCTTGAGCTGCCTGCACATTTTCTGGTCTTCCGCCCCATGTCTTGAGGCATGTGTTCTGAAGGGCTCTGGCGTATGAGAACGACACGTGCCATGGATTGGGAGATTGGTTCATGGCATTCAAGTTAAGAGTAGCCTCCACTTCAGATTGTCCACCTGACAAAAACTATACATAGCAAAAAGATGAATAATTAGTAGTCAGATTATTTTGGCACTGTCTGTATATAGAAGTTAAACTCTTTATATAATAGGACGTTTAGGTAATTACCATGATACCAGGGACAGCGGGGGGAATTCTTCGCTGGAGGAGCTTGAGGGTATAATCAGCAACTTGATCAGGGGTAGCTCTTTCCTTGCACTCGGCTCCAGGGGTGACCATGCTAGGCTTCAAGAGGATACCTTCAAACATGACATTGTTTTCGGCAAGGTAGAAGAAAACTTCAGCCCACACCTTCTGGGCAACCTCGAAGGTCCTGTCGATATTGTGTTCACCATCAAGCAATATCTCTGGCTCCACAATTGgtaccaacccattgtcctgcaATAAGTGACAAAAAACTCTTCTGTTGAAACCACAAAAGAATAGACAATTACATCACATTTATTGTGGTCTCGATTTCCTGTATGCCAACTTACCTGAGAAATTGCAGCATAGCGAGCGAGACCCCAGGCTGCTTCCTTTACTGCAAGTGCAGAAGGACCATTGGGAATGCTCACCACAGTACGCCTGTAAGATTCATAATAAAGAAGATAAGACGGGCTTCAAGCAAGCACATTGAGTTTAACTTCCACTGATAATGCAAAATCCTTTTTATACTATCAGGTCACTTAAAAAGTAACTAAAGGTAATTAAAGTAAGTAGCCTTCTAAAACAGGTTAGAATTGTGTGAAAATTCAATGAGTTTGTCAATGGATATAAAGTTAAATACCATTCAATTTATATACAAGAGTAGAATGGTAGGCTACCATTTAGCAAAACGAGCGCCTTGTTGGTAGTAAGCAGCAGAGCGCGAAGCAAGGCCATCAAGACCTTGGCACCAGGATTCATCGTTTGAGCCAGCCAAGGGAACCAGACCCTGTAGTTTTCGTTAAACGATAATTAAAACTTGTTAAAACATGGCAATCAAAATATTCTTAAACTTCTTCACCACCTAACTAAATCAAGAATTTAAGACTAGTTCACATAGTATGATCTTTACCTTGTCAACCTTAATGCCAGGAACAATGTTCTGCTC
Proteins encoded in this region:
- the LOC107823486 gene encoding fructose-bisphosphate aldolase 1, chloroplastic; protein product: MASASLLKTSPAIGKTDFIKGQALRQSSVSVRCHPAPPSGLTVRASSYADELVKTAKTVASPGRGILAMDESNATCGKRLASIGLENTEANRQAYRTLLVSAPGLGQYISGAILFEETLYQSTVDGKKIVDVLHEQNIVPGIKVDKGLVPLAGSNDESWCQGLDGLASRSAAYYQQGARFAKWRTVVSIPNGPSALAVKEAAWGLARYAAISQDNGLVPIVEPEILLDGEHNIDRTFEVAQKVWAEVFFYLAENNVMFEGILLKPSMVTPGAECKERATPDQVADYTLKLLQRRIPPAVPGIMFLSGGQSEVEATLNLNAMNQSPNPWHVSFSYARALQNTCLKTWGGRPENVQAAQEALLIRAKANSLAQLGKYTGEGESEEAKKGMFVKGYVY